DNA from Eucalyptus grandis isolate ANBG69807.140 chromosome 5, ASM1654582v1, whole genome shotgun sequence:
accataaaaattcaaaatattattaaaaaatgtcaacGTTAGCGTTTACCATGTCATGTAGGAAGGTTGGCATTGATGTTAACAAATTCAAGCCAAAATTGAActgaatagactcaattggcaaaaataaaaaaaaatacttgaactcaattgataatattaatttaccttaaattattttttcaacaacaaaaaaaaaatccaaaactagtacacttatgataaatttgtcatttattaattttcactaaattttattatcaaattactgagttgGATGAGACGTACCAATTGATGAGTATATTAGTTTGAAGTTTTACCTTCCATCAAGTGtcttgatttgattttcatgttattaattcaatttaaccaGGGATTCGCCCCGTGGCCAccgtttgaggttttttatggtattaattcaatttaaaggaaattaatagatattaaatttattacaaatatatcaatttgggattttctgttgtcaaaaaattaatttgggatatatttgtaacaagtttttcaatttaggtttttaatgattaaaaaaataaattaagttaaatttgttatatatattaatttagagtttttcatgatattaaaaaaaaaaaaaagtgtatgaAGAATAATAAGATAATTGCAGGGGATACCGTGCTTGTTGGCTGACTCATTGAGATCATTCAGTGAATTCAGTATATTAAATTTACCTTCGGGAGGAATGCTTCAATGACTATAGCAGTCTGGTAACTCTTTTGGATGCTCCATAGAGGGTAATGATTTCCCTTCGGGAGATCCTGACCCCGGTCATTGGATAgaagtgcaaaagaaaaagacgagagagagagaagttttttttttttttttttttttttttttttttgcaggtctCGACTCTTACACTTGGCGCAAGCGAAGACTAAAAGAGAACCGAAGTCAAGGCTCAAGATTCAGAGTGGTGAACTCGAACGACTTCAACCATCGAAGTTTGATCATCTTGATCTCCATTCGAGACAGGGTGTCAGTGTACGCTAATGGGTAATTGTGTTTCCGCTGGCTCCTCATCATCAGCTAACGCTACTGCTGAAGAGTTGCCCGTTTGTCActaccatgtgttcctcagcTTCAGAGGACCAGATGTCCGCCGCAACTTCCTCGATTGCTTCTATGACCAACTCAGAAGCTCCGGGATTGTGGCGTTTAGAGACCGCGAAGAGATCAAGCCCGGTGAAAGGATCAATACCAAGATCCTGGAAGCCATCAAGCATTCCGACATCTGCATCCCCGTCTTTTCCGACGACTTCGCTTCCAGCGCAGCTTGCCTGATGGAAGTTGCCCAGATGGTGGAGTCGGGGAAACCCATTATTCCCATTTTCTACGGCGTCAAGCCCAGCGCTGTTAAACACCAGAATGGGAAATATGGAAGGGCCTTCATCAAGCACGGGAGACGCAGAGATGCCGAGACAATCAGAAAGTGGAAGAATGCTCTGGAATATATTGCTGAGATTTTGGGTTTCGAAGTGGAGCATGAGGACAGTGGGTAAGTCTGACGGCTCGATTAGTCTTTGCTTTACTTGTTTAGCCTCTCGGAATGACAAGATCAGAGAATTGCTTAGTATATTAACATGCTCACCACGCTCTTTCTGAAATTCAATTATCttcaagagattttttttttccttctcgtcTTGTCTTCTCTCTAATGTTGCAGTCGctagtatatatatttttttcttgggttCAACCGGAAATCGAATCCGAACATTCGATGACTGGTGTGGGAACATAAGCCTTAGGGTAACTTCTAGAGGGGTTGACAGCGCTCCTCGCCTCTCACCATCTGttattgataaagaaaaaaagaacagaaaactCGTTTTTCATTTTGTAGGTATCACGAGCTTTTAGATAACGTCGTTTCGACACTTCGGCAACACTTGAGAAAGGATGAGCAAGAGGTGACTAAACATTTAGTTGGAATAGACAGAGATGTGCAAGAGATAATGCGAAAGCTTGGCATCGATAATCAGGAAGGACAAGTTGTACAGGGACAGAAGACGATGGGCAGATGTGTGGTTGCAATATGGGGTCTGGCGGGAGTCGGCAAAACCACACTTGCAAAGGAGGTATACAACAAAATCAATCACCTCTTTGACAGTTGcagttttcttgaaaatgttaGGGTGAGATTGAACAAAACAGAATGGGATATCTGCAAAAGAAGTTAATTCGAGATCTCAAGAGAGGAGATTGTCCAAAGGTGGAATCCTACAGTGAAGGCACCAAATTGATAAAATTCCTATTCCAAACAAAAAGAGTTCTCATAGTCCTGGACAATGTGGACAACTTCATACAAATCAAACCATTGACTGAAAAACTATGTTGGTTTGGTCCGGGAAGCAGGATCATCCTAACAACTAGAAGGAAAGATGTCGTTGGACATTACAAGGATGAAGAAATTAGAGAACATGAGGTTTTATCCTTGGATGAAAGTCATGCTCTAAAACTTTTTATAAGCATGCCTTTCGATTAGATTATCCCTTAAGGGACTACGGTTCTCTATCAAGCGACGTCACTTCTGCAGTTGGAAAGCTTCCTCATGCTATTGAAATCGTGGGGTCATATTTGTATGATAAGAACGAAGCAATATGGACAGAGactttgcaaaaattgaaaaaagagcCGGAAAAAGAAGTGGAACAATTGTTGACCACAAGCTATAATCTTTTGGGGGGAAACACAAAAGAAATATTCCTTGATATAGCATGTTTCTTTACAGGAGTTGAAAAGACAATCCCCATTTACATGTGGGATGCTCGTAGGTGTTTCCCAAATAGAGGTATCGACGAACTTCAAAGGATGTCTTTTCTGAAAATTGGAGAAGCAAATGAGTTTTTGATGCATGAACAACTAAAAATTCTGGGAAGAGCCTTTGTCAAGAATGAAAGTCTTGCAAACCCCGGGTTGCGCAGTAGACTGTGGGATTATGAAGATGTACAAACAACATTGTGGCAAAGGCAGGTAAAATCACCCTGAAATTTCTCCAGTATTCTTGTTAAGTTTTCCTCTGGACGCGGTGATTATAATATTATTGTTTCATTGCAtacatttttgttctaaattgcACTTCTCCTTTTTTCACCAAATTGGTAGGTTACCAACAATGTTGAAGCTCTTCGTGTAACCCCTAATTCTAATCAAGATGAACCGCCAATTAACTGTTTTCATTGGGACGATTTCTGTCATCTATCGAATGTGAGGTTTCTTGAGTTGGACAACGTTGAAGTTGAAGGAAATCCTGAGAATCTTCTTCCGAGCCTAGTATGGCTTGATTGGCATGGATGCCATGAGAAATCTAAGTTGTTTGCATTGAATATGGAGAAGCTGGTAATTCTCGGCTTGTGTTCAAGCCAAGTCGAATTGAACTTGGAGGACTGGAGAGAATTGATGCTGGTGAGGCATGTATATGCTTGTGTgcttttttaatgcaaatgtgCGCTCTGCACTTTATCTTAAGACGTTATACTTGAAGTAGTAACTAAACATGTGAATCGTGTCGTTTTTGCAGAAGGCTAAGCTTTTGAAAGTGTTGAACGCAAAAGATTGTCCTTTCATCATTGCATCTCTGGAATTCTCCGAGCCAGTGCCTTTAGAATGTCTGGTCCTGGAAAATTGTTTACTAGGAGATCTAACAAATCATGGGTCGACATCTGGCTTAGTGAATCTAGTTTCCTTGAACATGAAGCGTTGCTCATATTTTAGAT
Protein-coding regions in this window:
- the LOC104446859 gene encoding toll/interleukin-1 receptor-like protein, whose translation is MGNCVSAGSSSSANATAEELPVCHYHVFLSFRGPDVRRNFLDCFYDQLRSSGIVAFRDREEIKPGERINTKILEAIKHSDICIPVFSDDFASSAACLMEVAQMVESGKPIIPIFYGVKPSAVKHQNGKYGRAFIKHGRRRDAETIRKWKNALEYIAEILGFEVEHEDSG
- the LOC108959336 gene encoding disease resistance protein RPV1-like → MWDARRCFPNRGIDELQRMSFLKIGEANEFLMHEQLKILGRAFVKNESLANPGLRSRLWDYEDVQTTLWQRQVTNNVEALRVTPNSNQDEPPINCFHWDDFCHLSNVRFLELDNVEVEGNPENLLPSLVWLDWHGCHEKSKLFALNMEKLVILGLCSSQVELNLEDWRELMLKAKLLKVLNAKDCPFIIASLEFSEPVPLECLVLENCLLGDLTNHGSTSGLVNLVSLNMKRCSYFRCLPQALCSLKKLEELLLDGTKIERLEFKEGSLPALKILSACECEDLVDIDSIAFLKKLQKLTLRSCKNLKELPAVIGELVQLKEMDLSDTLITELPPSVRDLENLEVLKMIRTYLEGFPEAVTDLNRLKELDFTYCESLSGVCNITGLSSLRILRLKYSRISCVHAKDYGRFNILELDDGVDKHTV